A genomic stretch from Gopherus flavomarginatus isolate rGopFla2 chromosome 3, rGopFla2.mat.asm, whole genome shotgun sequence includes:
- the THAP6 gene encoding THAP domain-containing protein 6: MVKSCAAIGCASRCLPNSKLRGLTFHVFPTDEEAKRRWVLATKRLDVNSAGMWEPKKTDVLCSRHFKKSDFDTRGPNIRLKPGVIPSIFELPSHFQRRRGKVHGRRNTPLKTLPVTVHNHQLVDSPSSTGEFHSQFILEHSYSIMDSPKKLKCKLDQVISELEEAKEHLRNTLDRERQRRESLRTVIRELENKCLISPETACKLDVYCWEWCEAGTQEKTIN, encoded by the exons ATGGTGAAGAGCTGCGCGGCTATTGGATGTGCGTCTAGATGTTTGCCCAATTCCAAGTTACGAGGACTAACGTTTCACGT ATTCCCCACCGATGAGGAGGCCAAAAGAAGGTGGGTGCTGGCCACAAAAAGGCTCGATGTGAACTCTGCAGGCATGTGGGAGCCTAAGAAAACAGATGTGTTATGTTCGCGCCACTTTAAGAAGTCAGACTTCGACACAAGAGGTCCCAACATCAGGCTCAAACCTGGAGTCATCCCTTCCATTTTTGAATTGCCTTCTCACTTCCAG CGGAGACGAGGAAAAGTTCATGGCAGACGAAACACCCCACTGAAAACACTGCCAGTAACAGTTCATAACCACCAGCTTGTGGATTCGCCTTCCAGTACAGGAGAATTTCATTCCCAATTCATCTTG GAGCACAGTTACAGCATAATGGACAGTCCAAAGAAACTGAAGTGTAAATTAGATCAGGTAATCAGTGAGCTCGAAGAGGCCAAGGAACATCTGAGGAACACTTTAGACAGAGAACGACAACGCAGGGAATCACTGAGGACGGTGATCCGGGAACTGGAGAACAAATGTCTAATCAGCCCTGAAACAGCCTGTAAACTGGATGTTTATTGCTGGGAGTGGTGTGAGGCAGGCACACAGGAGAAGACTATCAACTGA